Part of the Phycisphaerae bacterium RAS1 genome, TCGATCCCCCGATCCCTCGATCCCTGAGTCCCTCGATCCCTCGATCCCTGTCAGCACAATCCCAATCATTCCCGCCGCCAACTCCGCCACGTCCGCCAGGAATAGCCGGCAGCCGCCCTTCCGCGTCCGCAGCTTGCCGCGCGTCAGCAGCCGCGCCAGCCGGCCGTACGCCGCCCGATCCGGCGCCAGCAGCACCAGCGGCGGCGCGTCCTGCGGATGAACTTCGGCCCCGATGATGAGCCGGATCGGCCGGTCGGGATGAGCCTGATTATGCTCGCGCGCGGCGATATGCGCCCGCACGACGCCGGCCAGCGAGTGCCGATCGGTGATGGCGATGGCGCGATAACCCAGTAGTGCAGCCTGCTCGACCAGCTCCTCCGGGTGCGACGCGCCGCGCAAAAAAGAGAAGTTCGAAAGGCAGTGCAGCTCGGCGTATTCGGGGCGCATGTTCGTATTATATTAGGTATCGCAGGATTGGCGAAGCGCAATCCGCCTCGCGCTTGGGGCTCGGATCTGAGGATTCACTCGTCTCACCGGAGACGTGTAGGGCAGGTCGCAAACGGCCGCGCCACTGGCGCTGCGATGATCGAACGCGTCCATCGCGGCCGTTTGTGACCTGCCGTTCGTCGCTCCGCCGCGGCGAGAAAAGATTCTTGCACCAGCGGCGCCCCAAAGCTCCGCGCGCGAGGCCATCCGAGCCCCAAGCGCAAGCGCGTGGGGATTGGACCAAGCGATTGCCGCTGCGCGCGAAATCCCCACGCGCTCGCGCTTGGGGCTCGGGCGACCGAACACACCGGCCTAGGTCACTTCATCCGCTCGGCGACCACCTTTTGCGCCGCCGCCGGCGCCGCGCCCAGCTCGACCGGATGTCCCAGCGCATGCAGGCACTGCTCAATCGCCGCGATCGCGCCGATCGTGTCCACCGGATCAATGAAGCCCATGTGCGAAATGCGGCAGATTTTTCCTTCGAGGCTGTCCTGCCCGCCGGCCAGGTGAATGCCGTACGTTTCGCGCAGCTTCTTGCGCAGAATGCCTTCCTTGATCGCCTCGGGAATCAGCATCGCCGTCACCGAATCCGCCGGCCGCTTCGACAGAAGCTGCAGCTTCATCGCCGCCGTCGCGCGGCGCGTGGCCTCCGCCATCGTCGCCACGCGCTTCCACACGCCCTCCATGCCCTCGCCCAGCAGCATGTCCAGCGTGATCCGCAGCCCGCGCACCAGCAGATGCGCCGGCGTATACGGCGTGTCGCTCTTCTTGGCCGCCTTGCGGGCTTTGCTGTAGTTCACGTAGAACGCGTGCTGCTTGCTGTTGGCTTCGATCGTCTGCCACGCCCGCTCGCTTACCGACGCAAACCCCAGCCCCGGCGGCAGCATCAGCGCCTTTTGCGAACCGGTGACAACGATGTCCACACCCCACTCGTCCGGTTTCAACGGCATGCAGCCCGCCGACGTGATGCAATCGGCCAACAGCAGCTTGCCCGCAGCGCTGGTGATCTTCGCGATCGCCTCAAGGTCGCAGGCCGTCGCGGTCGACGTCTCGCTGTGCACCGCGATCACGCTCGTGATGGCCTTGTCCTTCTTCAGATAGTCGCCAACCACCGCCGGATCGATCGCCGTGCCCCACTCGATCTTGTGGCGAATGCAATCAATTCCGTATTGCTCGCAGATCAGGCCCCAACGCTCCGAGAATTTGCCGTTCTCGATCACCAGGGCCCTTGATCCGGCCGGATGGCAGCCGACGATGGCGCCCTCCATGGCGGCGGTGCCCGAGCCGGTGAGGATGAGCACCTCGTTTTTCGTCATCAGGACCTTCTGCAGCTTCTCCGTGCATTCCTTGAGCAGGTCCTTGAACCATTGCGTGCGGTGATGCTCGAACGGACGGGCCATTTCGAGCAGAGCTTCGGCCGGAACCTCGCACGGGCCCGGCGTGTAGAGACGGATCTTCTTCATGGGATGACCCTCTTCATAAGCGTGTTCCTGAGTGAAACGATCGCGCGGAGAGTCTACCGCGCTGCCCATTCGGCTGCGAGCGACGGCGCACATTCGCCGTCAGAGAAGCTTGGGGAGCATCGGCGTCCCGCCGGTGCGTTTCCACACTCGCACCGGACGTCCGCGCCATTCAAGCGCCACCTCAGACTCACCGGCGGGACGCCGATGCTCCCCTCGAACCGCCGGCGCCGCGGGCTCGCTCACCGTGATCGGCGGAACTCGTCAGAATCCGCGCGAAGACACGAGGAACGCGCCGATCTGAATCGCTGAACTGCGCACAAAGTTCGCGGCACGAAACTCGAAATCATCCAGGTAGGCCTGCCACTCCGGGTCGATCGACGCCGGACCGGTCTCAGCGATGGCCGACAGGATGACGATGTCCGTCACCGGAACAGCCTCGAACCCGTTGTCCGCCGTCTGCGTTCGCGCGGTGGCAATCGTGTCCACCACGTCCATCCCCTCCACCACGATGCCGAACACCGCGTAGCCCGCGCTGGTCAGCGTCGGGTCGAGCGCCGCGTTGTCGACCAGGTTGATGAAGAACTGCGATGTCGCCGAATTCGGATCGTCACCGCGGGCCATGGCGATCGTGCCGCGCACGTTCGGCGCGCTCTGCCGCGCCTCGTTGATGATCGCCGGCCGGGTGTCTTTCTCGACCAGTCCGGTCGTGAAGCCGCCGCCCTGAATCACGAACCCCGGAATGACGCGATGAAATAGCGTACCGTCGTAGAAACCGTCCGACGCGTACTGCTGGAAGTTCTGCACGGCCACCGGGGCCGCGCCGGGAAACAGCTCGACCACGAACGACCCCAGCGTGGTCTCGATCCGCACGCGCGGGTTGCCCGGGACGATCAGGTCGCCGGTCGGACAGCCCGCCACGCTGCCCAGCGCCGCCATGCCCAGAAGCAAACAGATGACTCGCATGTCTGCCGCTCCTTGAGGGCTACGGGTTCGGGTTCACAGGCTGCGGAACAAACAGCTCGGCGCCGTTGATCAGCACCGAATTGAGCAAGCCGTTGGACCGGTTTTGCCGCTGCCGGGCCAGCAGACGGTTGGTGTTGTACTGCTGCAACGGGTCGTACCGCACGCTGACCGAGGTCGCGCTCAGCACGTTGCCGTACACCCATTCCTGGAAGCGCGTCTCCAGCGTGTGCGGAATCTGAAGCACGTCGCCGGCCCGCAGAGCCACATCCGGCGCCTCGCCGGCGTAGACCGACGCCAGGTCCACCTTGACACGCACCTTCTCGCCGCTGTCCAGCGTTCGCACGAGCGTCGCCTGCGGCACGAACGACAGGAAGTCGCGCAGCCCGCCGGCCGCCGCGACCGTCTGCGTCAAGGTCAGCGCTCCGTCGCGCGAAATCCCGACCGGTCCGGGGCGGTTGGTCAGGCCGCTGACGAAGATGGCCGACTCCTGCTGCTGTTCGACCACCACCATGTCGCCGCTCTCCAGCGCCGGCGCCAGAAACGCCCGCCGCACGTCGTTCACCTCGCCGAGGTTGAACGACAGCGTGGGCCGCTCGGCATTCACGGGATGAATCGTCACGCGGCCCGAGGCCGCCAGCCCGAAACCGCCCGCCTGGGCGACGGCGTAGACCACGTTGCGGCGGTTCCGCGGCAGCTCGACCAGACCCTGCTGCTCGCCGGCGCCGACCACGAGCACCGTCGTGTTATCCGCGCCGATCAACTCGACATAGACCGTCAGGTCTTTGATGAGCGAAGCATGCGCCTCGATGATGCGCGCTTCGAGCTGAGCCATGTCGAGACCGTCTACCTTGATGCGACCGACCATCGGCAGGACGATGCTGCCGTCGTGCGCCACGCGCGCGCGAATCTGAGTCGGCGCGTAGCGGTCGGTTTCGGCCGCGCCGATGAGCGTGATGTTGAGCACGTCCATCGGACCGACCGTGAAGCGTTTCTGCTCGGCCAGCGGCAGCTTCTGCGTTTCGATCTGCACCGGCTCGACCTTCCCCTGCTCGCTCGATTCCAGCGCCGCGAGGTCGTCAAGCGAGATGCGCTTGTCGGCGCAGCCGCACAGCAGCGCCAGGACGGCGCAGAAAAGGCCGACGCGCAGGTGTGGCCGGCCGTCGTCCACGTTGGGTAAGCGGGCATCGCGTGTCATGGGGTCGCCTCTCTCGGCCGCGCGTCAGCGTGGGTCGCCGCCATCCCGAAGCTGCTCGAGTTGACGCGCGGCTTTCTTATGTTGATCGGACTCAGACGGCGCCAAACGCAAGACCGTTTCGAGTTCCCGGCGGGCGCGGCTGGTATCGCCCGTTTTGAGCAGAATTTGCGCCAGCGTGTCGTGAAATTCCGGATTGGACGGGCTCAGCTCGACCGCCTTCTCGGCCAGCGCCGCGCCGGCTTTCGGGTCCCCGCGCTGCATCGCGAGCATCCACGCCAGGTTGTTCATCGCCAGCGCGTCCTGCGGGGCCAGCTCCAGAAGCTTGCGATACGCGGCGACCGCGCCGTCCAGGTCCTGCCGCTCATACGCCAGTCGCGCCAGCACGTGATACGCCCCCGGCTGCGGCGCGGTCGCGACCGCGCGCTTCAGCAGCTCCTCCGCCAGCGCGTGGTGCTCCGGCTGCGGCGAGCCGCCCAGCAGCTCGCCGGCCGTCAGCAGCAGCTCGACGCTCGCGTTCTCATCCGTCACGCTGCGAACATATTGCGTCAACTCCGCCTGCTTCTGCTGCTCGAAAAGCAGGATCATCCGTCCGCGGCAGACGGCCGGCTCGCGCGGCGCCTTGGCCTCGGCCCGGGCGATGTAGCCCTCGGCCCCCGGAAAATCGCGCGCCTGCCGATGCAACTCGGCCAGCGAGAGCAGCAGCCCGACACCCGCCTCAGCCCCCTGCGCCGCAGCGATGGGCTCCAGAACGCGGATGGCCGCCCGCGGATCATCCTGGCTGATCACGCCGGCCAGCATCCCGGCCAGCTCGACGTCGTCCGCGGCCGTCAGCCGCAGTTTCTCGATCCGCCCGCGCGCGTCGCTCAGCAGCCGCTTGTCGCGCGACGCCGTCGCCGCATCCGTCAGCAGCCTTAGCGCCTCGCGGTCGCCCGGGTCGGCGTTCAGCACGTCGCGCACGCGGCTCACCAGGCTCTCAAAATTGCCCAGGTCTCCCTCAAGCCGCGCCAGGAGCAGCGAAAGACGCCGGTCGGAGGGAAAGCGGTTCAGCCCGCGCAGGGCCAGCGTCCGCGCCAGGTCCAGCTTGCCGAGCCGAATCGCGTTCTCGCACACACCGCGATAGGCGGCGACGGTACCGCTGCGCGTGTTGAGCGCCGCCTCGATGCGCTTGGTCGCCTGCTCGCGCCGCGTTGCGTCGCTGCTGGACATCATCTCGACCACGCGCAGCCAGACGACCTCGAGGTCGCCGCCGTTCTTGGCCTCCGCGGCGGCCAGCAGCTTCTCCGCCCGCTCGCGGTCGCCGGCGCCGCTGCGCTGCAGATACGCCTTGATCAAACCGCGCTGCAGCGACACGTTGCCGGGCGCGGCCGCGAGGCCCTTTTCCCACACAGCGACGGCGTCATCGAGCCGGCCCAGGCGCGCCAGAAACTCGCCGTAGTGGGCGTGACCGGCGCCGTCGGCGCTCAGTCCGGGCAGCGCCTCAAAATCCCGGGCCGCGTCATCCGGACGCTTGAGCTCATTCAGATAGCGCGCCCGCAACAGACGGTGATCAAACGTGTCCGCGCGGGCCACCGCGGCGTCCAGCGCCGTGATCGCCTCTTCCGTACGGCCGGCCGAGTTCAGAATCAGCACGCGCGTCGCCAGAATCGCCAGCGCGTCCTCATCCTCCGCAGCCTGGTCGAGCGGGGCCAGGGCCTTCGCGACATCCTGCGTCCGCACGTAAATCAGCCGCGCAAGCGTGGCGCGGTCGCGGACGTCCGCGCGGTCGCCCTCGAGCCGCGACTGAAGCAGGTTGATCGCGGATTGCGCGTCGCCTGTGCTCAGGGCGAGCGAAACGCGCTGCCGCGCCAACTCGTCCGCGGTCAGCCCGCCCTGAAACCGCTCGAGCACTTCGCGCATCTCTGTGAACCGCCCCTGCCGCTGCAGATACCCCATCCAGCGATTGGCGACCGCCGGGTTCGGTCCGAGCTCCAGCGTCTTGCGGCACAGCGCGTCTGCTTCCTGCGCACGATCCTGGCTCATGTAAAGACCGGCCAGCAGCAACACTGCATTTGTCCAGCGCGGGTCCGATGCGATGCACTGTTCGAGCAGCGCAATCGCTTCGGTCGCCTGATCCGGGCCGGCGTCGACCAGCAACCGGGCGCGCTGGTAGCGCCATTGCACACCGGTCGAGCCTTCGATGCTTTCCAACTGCCCGATCAGTTCGCCGGCGAGCGCCTTCTCACGGCGCACGCTCGCCAGATCAAGCAGCAGCGTCCGAACGGCGATGTCTGTCGGGTTGGCGTCGGCCAGACCGCGCAGTGTCTTGACCGCCGTCGCCTCGTCGCCGCGCGCCAGGCAGAAGCTCGCGAAACGCAGAAGCAGCGTCCGTCGTTCGGGCCCCTCGGTGATGCGCTTCAGTGCGGCGTCGTAAACCGCCGCGGCTTCGTCGCCGCGCTGGTTGCCGTTCAGATGATCCGCGAGGGCGGCCGCGGGCGAAGCCAGGGCCGGGAATTTCTCGCATGCCTCGCGCAGCACCGCTTCCGCCGCGGCCGCATCGCCGCTGCGCGCCAATAACCCCGCCAGTTGCAGCGGCGGTGTGACGTCGCCGGGCACGCGCCGCATGCCGTCGCGAAGCGTCGCCTTCGCGGTCTCCAGGTCGCCAAGCTCTTCGTCGATCGCCGCCAGCGCCGCAATCAGCGTGGCGTCGTTCGGCGATTTCTCCAGCAATGCCGAAACGCCCGAGCGCATCGTCCGCAGATTGTCCGGCGCTCCGGATTGATATTGCTCGCGAACCAGGCCGCAGCGCAGTTGCAAACGCTGAACATCCGGATCATCCGGCGCCAGCTTGCGAGCCGCCTCCGCCGCAGCCTGGGCGGTTTGCCAGTCGCCCACGTCGAGACACACACGCGCGTACATCAGGACCGTTCGCAGGTCGGCGGGGGAAACCTGCACCAGGCGCTCCAGCACGCGCGCCGCGCGGGCCGACTGTTCGGTCGCGATGTACGCGTCCGCCAGCAGGCGCAGCAGCGCGCTGTCGTCGCCCGCGGCTTCACCCGCCAACAGACGGATGACTTCGAAGAGCTTCTTCTCCCCGCGGGCGACGCTGGCCTCGAGGAACAGCATCCGTTTCGGCTCGGCCAGCTCGGGCGGCAGGAGCTTGAGAATCGCCTTGTAGTTCTCGAGATGTGTGCGCGCCGTCGGAGCATCCCCCGCGGCAAGCGACAGTTCGATGATGAACGGCAGCGCCAGCGACCGCCGCCGCGGCTCCGCGAAGCGCTCAGCGGCCTCCGATGCGAGCTTGCCGGCGTCCGCAACGTCTGCAGCCAGAAGCGCCAGGCGCGCCCGCTGGGCAAAGACGCTCAGCTCCCAATCCAGCGGATAGACCATCTGCTCACGAACCAGGGCCGGGTCGAGTTTCGCCACCGCATCCAGCGCCGCGCGAGCCGCTTCGAGGTCCCCGCGTCCGAGCCAGTAGTCCGCCACCGCGAGGTGCACGTCAATGTGCTCAAGATCCATGGCGGCCCCGGCCCGAAGGTCTGCGTCCGCCTGCTTCTGAAGCGACGCCCGCTCGGCTGAATCCTCCGCCGCCGCGGCCAGCCCCGAGAGCAGCACGCCCCGCCGCACGCGCAGCGACCCCGATTTCGGGAATCGCTCCAGCCCTTGTTCGACCAGTGTGACGGCCTCGCGCGTGGGGCCCTGCGTCGTCCGCAGGATGCTCCCCAGCACGTAGGCGTCGATGAGCGATTGATCGTCGCCGCCGCGGTCTGCCGAAAGAACGGCCGCGATCTCGGTGTTGGCCTTGTCGAATTCGCGTTGCGCCGCCAGCGATTCCGCAAGTGCGACACGCGCTTTGAGATGCTGCGGTCGCGCCTCCAGACGCTTGGACGCGACGAAGCGCAATTCGGAAAACCCGCCCGTGACGCGATAGATTCGATGCAGCGCCGCGAACGCCTCGTCGTCGTCCGGCAGCGCGCGCAGGACGCGGCGGTATGACGCGATCGCCTGGCCGACGTTGTCCGGCTCCACCGGGTCGCCCGTGAGCTGCGCCGTCGCGTACATGCGCAGCGGCTCCAGATCATCCGGGCGGATCTTCAGGTACTTGCCCAGGTCGCGCCGCGCGCCGGCCCAGTCCCGCGCCTGGAACGCCGCAGCCCCATCCTTCCGCAGCCCCTCGATCATCAGATAGCGCCGCAGCTTCCACGCGCCGTACCCTCCGCCGCAGAGCAGCGCCGCCCCGCCCACCACCAGCGCCACCACACCGACGCGAATTCTCCCCAAACGGCAACATTGCATGGAAAGCAACTCCGCCAAGCTGTTTTATCTGTCGCGCGGCGGCAGTGTCCGCGACAGTCGAAGGACTGTCAACCGTTGATCGGCACGGCAGTTGCGCAGGGTGTGACCGAATTTGTGGCAGGCCCGGTGGACATATCCGTCCGAACCCGCCGCGCCAACCGGCGGGGTAATCTGTCCGAACCCGCCGCGCCAAGCGGCGGGGTCATCTGTCCGAACCCACCGCGCCAAGCGGCGGGTCGACGTCCCCGGCCGGTGGTAGCAGCTCGCGCAGGATCCTTAACCCACCGCTTGGCGCGGCGGGTTCGGAAAAACAGCCCGGCCGGCGGCGTCTGCCAGGAACTCCGGCCACACCCGTTGTGCAATAAAGAAGGCGTCCGCCGACGCAATCGTCAGCGGACGCCGAGGAACTCAAATCAGGCCTGCAAACTTAGGCGCTGCGGCGCTTCAGCATGCGAGCCATCGCCAGACCCATCGCACCCAGCACAGCCGCGGCCGGAGCCGGAACCGTGACGAGCTGATCCTGCGAACGACCCGAACGATCGGCATCGCTCCACAGGTTCATGATGCGGACATCGCCGATGCCGGCGTTGGGATTCTGGGCCTTCCAGGCGTTGGCCGCGGAAACCCAGGCTTCAGCCTGAATACGCAGCGGCGAGCCGGCGCTGGCATGCCAGCCTTCACCCTCGAGGTACCAGACCGCGAGTTGCAGGGCGCGAGCCGAGAACTCACGATTCGGTCCGGGGGTGTAGTTGTAACCCGCCAGAGCCTGGTTGCGGAACTGCGAGTACAGGTAGGCCGTGCGGTTGTCCAGCGTATCCGACGTGCTGCCGCCCGGACCCTGGTTGCCGTCCTGGCCGCCGAGGCCGCCGGCCGTCGCGAACGTGTTGACGTCAACCCAGTACACGCCGGGGACGTTGACGTTCTCGTTGAATTCAACGCAGAACGTCTCGAACGAGTTGGCATCAATGTCAGACGCGGCGCCCTTGATGACCTGGTTGGCAAAGCCACCCAGCGGCGTGATCTTGAACTCACCGCCGTTGCCATCAAAGTAGCCGTTGATGCGCGTGATGTTGATCTGCTTATTGGCGGGCTGAGAAAAATCAGCCAGCGCCGTCGCGCTGAACGCCAGCGCGAAGCCCGAAACGATCAGACCTTTCATAAAGTTCTTCATGCAGAACCCTCCACCAGAGGTACAGGACCGAAACACAAACACCTGAAAAAAAAGCGTATAACAATGAGCCCGTGGAGCCCGGCAGCCAGGCGACGTTGCGTCGCTACCGAAGCGGCGGTGGCCGAGCGGAGAATGCTGGTCGATGAGGACCACTTGTTGGACAGAACGCCGGACGGACAGGAGCCGTCCAGCAGGCGTGAACCGGCGCCGAAACGTGCACCGGTGCGGGGGGCAGGAATCCGGACATCAAATCGTACAGATCAAGCGGCGTCGAGTGACCCACCTGTCTGCCGCCGCTGTGATACCATGCCGGCGTAAAGTCAATCTCGCCCGAGCGCGCCGCCCGAACCAGCCGGCAGACGCCCAATCCGATCAACGCGCACGCCGTCACCGTGAGACTGTCCGGCGCGGCAGGAAGCCGAGCTGACCCCATCTCGACCCGCGAGCTCGGCGCCGAATCACCGGTAGTCGCTTGCAAAACTTGCGGCTGAAGGAGCTTAAGCTGCGTTGACGCATTGGCTCCGGACGACCCCGCGGCCTGCCGAGGCGCAAAGCCAGCTTCCGCAGTCGATACTGCGAGCGTCAAACCCAGAATGACGAGAGCCACGCGCTTCATAAACGATACAGTAGTTTACCCCATCCGGGCGTCGAGGTCAACGTCAGCGCACGCTGCCGATCAATGCTAATGGCGATTTGACAGGTTGTTACGGAAGCTGATCCGCGTTCATCTGTTATCGGTCCAAGCTCTGCATCGACAATCGTCTCTCTTCGACTGCGACGCGCTTCTCAACCGCACCAAACACGTGCCGAAGGGTGCTTGCGAAGCTCCACTCCGCCGTCACGAACGCACCCGAAACCTGCCCGCACGCCGCGACACGCCGCCAATAACCATCATCGCGACACGCCGCTTGTTCGATGCGAACCCGGTAAGACGCCCAGTCGTCCACGTTCGCGACATAAACCGCTTCCTTCACGTAGCTTAGAGCTGGGCAGACGTCGGAAGTTATTACCGGCCGCTTAGCCAGAATGGACTCCACAACGACTTTGTTGAAGCCCTCAACAAACTGGCTGGTGGTCGGGACGATAACCACACCGCTTGCCGCGAACATCTCGCGCATTCGCGCCCGGTTCAAATGCCCATGACAACGGAAGCCGCCCTCCACCCCTAGCCCGCGCGCCCGCGTCCGCAATTCTGTCAGCGACGAACCGTCGCCGCAAAGATCAAACTCAACCTCGCACCCGGCCGCCGCCAGTTGGCGATAAATCTCCAGCAGCCCGAACACGCCCTTGTCGGCCTCGATTCGGCCGGCGTAGAGCACGCGGAACGGTCCGTCCCGCGCCGGCGCGGGAATGTCGCGAAACGTGTCGGCGCAGTAGGTAGGGACGAACGAAACCCGCGGCGGGCAGCGCCCCCCGGCAAGCTGTGCCACCTGTGCCTCGATGTCCTTTGACACGCACAGCACGGCCTCGCAACCGCGGCGGAACAGAAAAGCATCCAGCCGATTAAGCAATCTCTGGCTGCGCTTGACCGCCGCGAACTGCGGCCAGAGAACACAGTGCAGCGACGGGGCGAATCGGATTCGAAATAGACGCAGGAGGAAAAAGACGAACAGGTGGCTTCCGTGCTGTCCGCCGACAACAACGTCGGCGCGAAAACGCACGGCGCTCAGCACAAGCCCGACGCCATACAGCACGCGGCTGAGATGAAACAGCAACCCGCGCGCGTCGCGAAGGCCGTGCGGCCGGTTTTCGACGGTGAACGGCCCGTCGCGGACGGCGTCGCGCCGCGGATGGCTTGATATCACGAGCGCCTCAGCGCCCATATCACGACATACGTCAAAGAACTGCGCCGAGTACGTGATCGCGACTTGCGACGGGTCGTCTTCGCCGCGCCGCCAGCAGCGGAAGGTGCCCACCACGTCGCCGGGACCGGCGACATAGAGCACACGAAGCCTGCGGCGACTTGTCGGGCTCACCCAGCGCACTCCGCCGTCAGAACGTAGTCGAGCGTCGGAAGGATCTGACGCTTTCGCGCCGTTTCGGCGTGCAGAGACTACAGCTTTCGCCGCCTTCCTTGCAACGTGCCGGGCTGCTGCCCGCCGCGGCGAAAACGTTTCGCTGCGAGTGAACCGCACACCTGGAAATCGCTCATACGCCACCGCTTCCCGGCGCTCCCGGCCGTGCGCGGACGAGGAGAGCGGAGATGGCGACGAATACCGATGAAGGGGCTGACATCTGGAATCCCGGGGGGTATCATCCCGCCGCGATCGTCGAGGCGCGCGTTCCTTCCAACCCTGCCGCAACTGCGGCCCCCCGGAAAGAAGCAGCGTCACAGCCGCGGAGAGCTGCGACGCCGACGCAGCCCGAAAAACCCTGCGTTCG contains:
- a CDS encoding Soluble hydrogenase 42 kDa subunit codes for the protein MKKIRLYTPGPCEVPAEALLEMARPFEHHRTQWFKDLLKECTEKLQKVLMTKNEVLILTGSGTAAMEGAIVGCHPAGSRALVIENGKFSERWGLICEQYGIDCIRHKIEWGTAIDPAVVGDYLKKDKAITSVIAVHSETSTATACDLEAIAKITSAAGKLLLADCITSAGCMPLKPDEWGVDIVVTGSQKALMLPPGLGFASVSERAWQTIEANSKQHAFYVNYSKARKAAKKSDTPYTPAHLLVRGLRITLDMLLGEGMEGVWKRVATMAEATRRATAAMKLQLLSKRPADSVTAMLIPEAIKEGILRKKLRETYGIHLAGGQDSLEGKICRISHMGFIDPVDTIGAIAAIEQCLHALGHPVELGAAPAAAQKVVAERMK
- the ppiA_2 gene encoding Peptidyl-prolyl cis-trans isomerase A precursor gives rise to the protein MRVICLLLGMAALGSVAGCPTGDLIVPGNPRVRIETTLGSFVVELFPGAAPVAVQNFQQYASDGFYDGTLFHRVIPGFVIQGGGFTTGLVEKDTRPAIINEARQSAPNVRGTIAMARGDDPNSATSQFFINLVDNAALDPTLTSAGYAVFGIVVEGMDVVDTIATARTQTADNGFEAVPVTDIVILSAIAETGPASIDPEWQAYLDDFEFRAANFVRSSAIQIGAFLVSSRGF
- a CDS encoding Polysaccharide biosynthesis/export protein, whose protein sequence is MTRDARLPNVDDGRPHLRVGLFCAVLALLCGCADKRISLDDLAALESSEQGKVEPVQIETQKLPLAEQKRFTVGPMDVLNITLIGAAETDRYAPTQIRARVAHDGSIVLPMVGRIKVDGLDMAQLEARIIEAHASLIKDLTVYVELIGADNTTVLVVGAGEQQGLVELPRNRRNVVYAVAQAGGFGLAASGRVTIHPVNAERPTLSFNLGEVNDVRRAFLAPALESGDMVVVEQQQESAIFVSGLTNRPGPVGISRDGALTLTQTVAAAGGLRDFLSFVPQATLVRTLDSGEKVRVKVDLASVYAGEAPDVALRAGDVLQIPHTLETRFQEWVYGNVLSATSVSVRYDPLQQYNTNRLLARQRQNRSNGLLNSVLINGAELFVPQPVNPNP
- a CDS encoding tetratricopeptide repeat protein produces the protein MQCCRLGRIRVGVVALVVGGAALLCGGGYGAWKLRRYLMIEGLRKDGAAAFQARDWAGARRDLGKYLKIRPDDLEPLRMYATAQLTGDPVEPDNVGQAIASYRRVLRALPDDDEAFAALHRIYRVTGGFSELRFVASKRLEARPQHLKARVALAESLAAQREFDKANTEIAAVLSADRGGDDQSLIDAYVLGSILRTTQGPTREAVTLVEQGLERFPKSGSLRVRRGVLLSGLAAAAEDSAERASLQKQADADLRAGAAMDLEHIDVHLAVADYWLGRGDLEAARAALDAVAKLDPALVREQMVYPLDWELSVFAQRARLALLAADVADAGKLASEAAERFAEPRRRSLALPFIIELSLAAGDAPTARTHLENYKAILKLLPPELAEPKRMLFLEASVARGEKKLFEVIRLLAGEAAGDDSALLRLLADAYIATEQSARAARVLERLVQVSPADLRTVLMYARVCLDVGDWQTAQAAAEAARKLAPDDPDVQRLQLRCGLVREQYQSGAPDNLRTMRSGVSALLEKSPNDATLIAALAAIDEELGDLETAKATLRDGMRRVPGDVTPPLQLAGLLARSGDAAAAEAVLREACEKFPALASPAAALADHLNGNQRGDEAAAVYDAALKRITEGPERRTLLLRFASFCLARGDEATAVKTLRGLADANPTDIAVRTLLLDLASVRREKALAGELIGQLESIEGSTGVQWRYQRARLLVDAGPDQATEAIALLEQCIASDPRWTNAVLLLAGLYMSQDRAQEADALCRKTLELGPNPAVANRWMGYLQRQGRFTEMREVLERFQGGLTADELARQRVSLALSTGDAQSAINLLQSRLEGDRADVRDRATLARLIYVRTQDVAKALAPLDQAAEDEDALAILATRVLILNSAGRTEEAITALDAAVARADTFDHRLLRARYLNELKRPDDAARDFEALPGLSADGAGHAHYGEFLARLGRLDDAVAVWEKGLAAAPGNVSLQRGLIKAYLQRSGAGDRERAEKLLAAAEAKNGGDLEVVWLRVVEMMSSSDATRREQATKRIEAALNTRSGTVAAYRGVCENAIRLGKLDLARTLALRGLNRFPSDRRLSLLLARLEGDLGNFESLVSRVRDVLNADPGDREALRLLTDAATASRDKRLLSDARGRIEKLRLTAADDVELAGMLAGVISQDDPRAAIRVLEPIAAAQGAEAGVGLLLSLAELHRQARDFPGAEGYIARAEAKAPREPAVCRGRMILLFEQQKQAELTQYVRSVTDENASVELLLTAGELLGGSPQPEHHALAEELLKRAVATAPQPGAYHVLARLAYERQDLDGAVAAYRKLLELAPQDALAMNNLAWMLAMQRGDPKAGAALAEKAVELSPSNPEFHDTLAQILLKTGDTSRARRELETVLRLAPSESDQHKKAARQLEQLRDGGDPR
- the kanE_3 gene encoding Alpha-D-kanosaminyltransferase, whose protein sequence is MSPTSRRRLRVLYVAGPGDVVGTFRCWRRGEDDPSQVAITYSAQFFDVCRDMGAEALVISSHPRRDAVRDGPFTVENRPHGLRDARGLLFHLSRVLYGVGLVLSAVRFRADVVVGGQHGSHLFVFFLLRLFRIRFAPSLHCVLWPQFAAVKRSQRLLNRLDAFLFRRGCEAVLCVSKDIEAQVAQLAGGRCPPRVSFVPTYCADTFRDIPAPARDGPFRVLYAGRIEADKGVFGLLEIYRQLAAAGCEVEFDLCGDGSSLTELRTRARGLGVEGGFRCHGHLNRARMREMFAASGVVIVPTTSQFVEGFNKVVVESILAKRPVITSDVCPALSYVKEAVYVANVDDWASYRVRIEQAACRDDGYWRRVAACGQVSGAFVTAEWSFASTLRHVFGAVEKRVAVEERRLSMQSLDR